A section of the Thermotoga caldifontis AZM44c09 genome encodes:
- a CDS encoding ABC transporter permease, whose amino-acid sequence MRLLLALIDIFTNPAFYKLTLTAATPLIFASLGGVFSEITGVVNIALEGIMLMGAFVSVVFTWLTGNAWIGVLFAVLVGLGMAWLHAWASITWRGNQIVSGTALILLAQGITGFLMEPIFGRPGQTDIVGKIPEVRIPLLMKNRFLAQSIGELSPMIYMAFASVAIAWFIIYKTKLGLRMRSVGENPEAADTLGVNVYAVRYFGVLMSGVMASLGGAFLSVGEVGNFRELMTGGRGFIALAAMILGNWNPVGAMWASLLFGFSEAFANQLQSSPLLRVASTTKPLFNMFPFIVTLIVIAGFIGKTRPPAADGVPYEK is encoded by the coding sequence ATGAGACTCCTTCTGGCGCTGATAGATATATTCACCAATCCTGCGTTCTACAAGCTCACGCTGACGGCTGCCACACCCCTGATCTTCGCTTCCCTGGGGGGAGTTTTCAGCGAAATAACGGGTGTTGTGAACATCGCTCTGGAAGGCATCATGCTCATGGGTGCCTTCGTCTCGGTCGTCTTCACCTGGCTCACGGGCAACGCATGGATCGGTGTGCTCTTCGCCGTCTTGGTGGGGCTGGGAATGGCGTGGTTGCACGCGTGGGCGAGCATAACCTGGAGGGGAAACCAGATAGTCTCCGGTACCGCGCTGATACTGCTGGCACAGGGAATTACGGGTTTTTTGATGGAACCCATATTCGGCAGGCCAGGTCAGACCGACATCGTGGGCAAGATTCCGGAGGTCAGGATTCCTTTATTGATGAAGAACAGGTTTTTAGCGCAGTCCATTGGAGAGCTGAGCCCGATGATTTACATGGCCTTCGCCTCCGTGGCGATCGCCTGGTTCATCATATACAAGACCAAGCTCGGACTGAGGATGAGATCTGTGGGAGAAAATCCTGAGGCTGCCGATACGCTGGGTGTCAACGTGTATGCGGTGAGGTATTTCGGTGTTCTGATGAGTGGTGTAATGGCTTCGCTGGGTGGGGCGTTTTTGAGCGTTGGGGAAGTGGGTAACTTCCGCGAGCTGATGACCGGTGGGCGAGGCTTCATAGCCCTCGCTGCGATGATACTGGGCAACTGGAACCCGGTGGGCGCCATGTGGGCGAGCCTGCTGTTTGGTTTTTCCGAGGCGTTCGCTAACCAGCTTCAAAGCAGTCCTTTGCTGAGAGTTGCATCCACGACAAAGCCGCTGTTCAACATGTTCCCGTTCATCGTCACTTTGATCGTGATCGCGGGCTTCATCGGCAAGACGCGGCCACCCGCAGCAGACGGAGTACCGTACGAAAAGTGA
- a CDS encoding ABC transporter permease: MNQRLWSFLVPVLSVLVALIIASFVILMIGKNPITAYAALFKGAFGSKLAIASTIVKTTPLILTGLAVGFGFRAGLFNIGAEGQMIVGAMAATAFAINAGSIPAVIAIPLTMLVGMLAGAGYASIAGFLKAKTGAHEVVTTIMLNWIADYLSSYVVTVPMGVGFGTPKSPEIASSTKLPPLMVVQATELTSGIIIAVVAAILVKILLDKTSKGYELKAAGFNPYAAEYGGIKLAQNIVLAMAISGALAGLAGTLEVMGVHHRFLGTLSGGKGFDGISIALIGQNNPIGIIFAALLMGALRNGSNEMQFIGVPKHIIMIVQAIIIFLVAADRIVRTIFLRKKVAR, translated from the coding sequence TTGAACCAGAGGCTCTGGTCATTCCTCGTACCGGTACTTTCGGTGCTCGTGGCGCTGATCATCGCGTCTTTCGTGATCCTGATGATAGGTAAAAACCCCATAACTGCCTATGCGGCGCTCTTCAAGGGTGCCTTCGGCTCTAAACTGGCCATAGCTTCCACCATCGTTAAGACAACTCCGCTGATTCTGACTGGTCTTGCGGTTGGATTCGGCTTCAGAGCTGGTCTTTTCAACATAGGTGCCGAAGGTCAAATGATCGTCGGTGCGATGGCGGCGACAGCCTTCGCCATCAACGCAGGTTCTATTCCAGCCGTCATAGCGATCCCCCTGACGATGCTCGTCGGTATGCTCGCAGGTGCTGGCTACGCTTCGATCGCAGGTTTCTTGAAGGCGAAAACGGGCGCTCACGAAGTGGTCACCACGATCATGCTGAACTGGATAGCGGATTATCTTTCCAGCTACGTCGTCACCGTGCCGATGGGTGTGGGTTTTGGGACACCGAAAAGTCCAGAGATCGCATCCAGCACGAAGCTACCGCCTTTGATGGTGGTTCAGGCGACCGAACTCACAAGTGGCATCATAATCGCCGTGGTCGCTGCCATCCTGGTCAAAATACTGCTCGATAAGACCAGCAAGGGATACGAATTGAAAGCCGCGGGCTTCAATCCCTACGCTGCCGAGTACGGAGGGATAAAACTCGCGCAGAACATAGTCCTCGCCATGGCGATAAGCGGTGCACTGGCAGGCCTCGCAGGCACGCTGGAAGTCATGGGAGTCCATCACAGATTTCTGGGGACGCTCTCTGGTGGGAAAGGCTTCGATGGTATTTCCATAGCGTTGATAGGTCAGAACAATCCCATAGGAATCATCTTCGCCGCTCTGCTCATGGGTGCGCTCCGGAACGGCTCGAACGAGATGCAGTTCATAGGGGTTCCAAAGCACATCATAATGATCGTTCAGGCGATCATCATCTTTTTGGTTGCGGCCGATCGTATCGTCAGGACCATCTTTTTGAGAAAGAAGGTGGCCAGATGA
- a CDS encoding ABC transporter ATP-binding protein encodes MEKAVEMIQIVKKFPQVVANDHVDLTVYKGEIHAIVGENGAGKTTLMNQLYGLLKPDSGEIRIFGKKVSFKSPRDAIAMGIGMVHQHFMLVNNLTVAENVVLGSETGFGFLFDLKAARKKVAELSKRYGLHVDPDAKIEDLPVGMQQRVEILKVLYRGAEILILDEPTAVLTPQETEELFETMFKLKESGKTIIFISHKLNEVMKVSDRITVMRQGKVTGVLNKNETSPREIARLMVGRDVVFTVEKTPAKPGEVVLKVENLRVKDYRGLDAVKGVSFEVKAGEIYAIAGVAGNGQTELIEALTGLRKPVSGKVYFLGKDVTHATPRELREMGMGHIPEDRHKYGLILQFPAYYNVILGRHCRSPFANGEFLVHRKILSFAEELFKRFDVRPNNVRMLGGNFSGGNQQKIVIAREIGLEPKLMIVSQPTRGLDVGATEFVHRTLLQLRDSNVAVLLVSMELDEVLSLADRIAVMYNGQIMGEVEPGSVTIEEIGLMMAGHRLEEIRGRVA; translated from the coding sequence GTGGAAAAGGCAGTGGAGATGATCCAGATAGTGAAGAAATTTCCACAGGTGGTTGCGAACGACCACGTGGATTTGACAGTGTATAAAGGAGAGATACACGCGATTGTGGGGGAAAACGGGGCGGGAAAGACCACACTCATGAACCAGCTATACGGTCTCTTGAAACCAGATTCCGGCGAGATACGTATTTTTGGCAAGAAGGTCAGCTTCAAAAGTCCTCGTGACGCGATAGCGATGGGTATCGGAATGGTGCATCAGCACTTCATGCTGGTGAACAACCTGACTGTGGCCGAGAACGTTGTGCTCGGTTCTGAAACTGGTTTCGGTTTTCTCTTCGATCTCAAGGCTGCGAGGAAAAAGGTTGCGGAACTTTCCAAACGTTACGGTCTCCACGTCGATCCGGACGCGAAGATAGAAGATCTTCCAGTTGGGATGCAGCAGAGAGTCGAGATACTGAAAGTGCTCTACAGGGGTGCGGAGATCTTGATACTGGACGAACCTACTGCCGTTCTCACACCGCAGGAGACAGAGGAACTGTTTGAAACGATGTTCAAGTTGAAGGAGAGTGGGAAAACGATCATTTTCATTTCACATAAACTGAACGAAGTGATGAAGGTGAGCGATCGGATCACGGTGATGAGACAGGGCAAAGTCACCGGCGTGTTGAACAAGAACGAAACCAGTCCTCGAGAGATCGCGCGTCTGATGGTTGGTAGGGACGTCGTCTTCACGGTGGAAAAGACGCCCGCCAAACCAGGCGAGGTGGTCCTCAAGGTTGAAAATCTCCGTGTCAAGGATTACAGGGGCCTGGATGCCGTTAAGGGCGTGTCGTTCGAAGTCAAAGCTGGAGAGATCTACGCCATCGCAGGGGTGGCGGGCAACGGTCAGACGGAACTAATCGAGGCGCTCACAGGTTTGAGAAAACCTGTCTCCGGCAAGGTGTATTTCCTTGGAAAGGACGTCACCCACGCGACGCCGAGAGAACTCAGGGAAATGGGCATGGGTCACATTCCGGAAGACAGACACAAGTACGGCCTCATACTTCAGTTTCCCGCGTACTACAACGTGATCCTCGGCAGACATTGCAGGTCACCGTTTGCGAACGGTGAATTTCTAGTTCACAGGAAAATTCTCAGCTTCGCAGAAGAACTGTTCAAAAGATTCGACGTTCGACCCAACAACGTGAGAATGCTTGGGGGCAATTTTTCAGGCGGCAACCAACAGAAGATAGTGATCGCGAGGGAAATTGGCCTGGAACCGAAGCTCATGATAGTTTCTCAACCCACGAGAGGTTTGGACGTTGGCGCGACGGAGTTCGTCCACAGAACGCTCCTTCAACTCAGGGATTCTAACGTCGCCGTTCTGCTCGTCTCGATGGAGCTCGATGAAGTCCTGTCGCTGGCCGACCGGATTGCGGTGATGTACAACGGTCAGATCATGGGAGAGGTGGAACCAGGTTCCGTCACGATCGAGGAGATAGGTCTCATGATGGCCGGACACAGACTGGAAGAGATCAGGGGGCGTGTGGCTTGA
- a CDS encoding BMP family lipoprotein — MKRLIALFLIVALAVFAMAFKVIMVTDVGGLGDKSFNDGTWEGIITAAKEIKAEAKVIQSYEQADYIPNLTRAAQEADVVFAVGFMMTDALFKVAKQFPNVYFVGIDIVPPEGESLPNVLCYIFKEEHAGFYAGYIAAAMTATGKIGFVGGIPIPPVERFRYGYEAGAKIYSTLHKKKVEILRGYTNDFEDPKKGKDLTMAQYAQGADIVFLAAGACGNGGIEAAKEKMVALVGSDRLVDIIDYVTKNGKGFFAIGVDVDQDYMAPGAVLCSAMKGISMAAYYGVKAAWEGTFEGGLKVLGVKENGAGVSPMKYTKGMIPNRVIAELEYLTKLIKDGKLVIPDTEDALKAFQVPAISFPF; from the coding sequence ATGAAAAGGTTGATCGCGTTGTTTCTGATCGTCGCGCTCGCGGTCTTCGCCATGGCGTTCAAAGTCATCATGGTCACAGACGTTGGAGGTCTGGGTGACAAGTCCTTCAACGATGGAACATGGGAAGGCATCATAACGGCAGCGAAAGAGATCAAAGCAGAGGCCAAGGTCATTCAATCCTACGAGCAGGCAGACTACATACCCAACCTCACCAGGGCAGCACAGGAAGCGGACGTGGTCTTCGCAGTGGGATTCATGATGACGGACGCGCTGTTCAAGGTTGCCAAGCAGTTCCCGAACGTGTATTTTGTCGGAATCGACATCGTGCCACCTGAGGGAGAGAGCTTACCGAACGTGCTGTGCTACATATTCAAGGAGGAACATGCAGGTTTCTACGCCGGTTACATCGCTGCGGCCATGACTGCCACCGGAAAGATCGGTTTCGTTGGAGGTATTCCGATCCCACCGGTCGAAAGGTTCCGTTACGGTTATGAAGCCGGTGCCAAGATTTACTCCACACTACACAAGAAAAAGGTTGAGATCTTGAGGGGTTACACCAACGACTTCGAAGATCCTAAGAAGGGTAAGGACCTCACGATGGCACAGTACGCTCAGGGTGCGGACATCGTCTTCCTGGCGGCCGGTGCCTGCGGTAACGGTGGTATCGAAGCCGCGAAGGAGAAGATGGTCGCACTCGTGGGTTCTGACAGGCTGGTCGACATCATCGACTACGTCACGAAGAACGGCAAAGGATTCTTCGCGATCGGTGTGGACGTCGATCAGGATTACATGGCTCCGGGTGCCGTGCTCTGCAGCGCGATGAAGGGAATCTCTATGGCAGCCTACTACGGCGTTAAAGCAGCGTGGGAAGGCACGTTCGAAGGCGGCTTGAAAGTTCTCGGCGTCAAGGAAAATGGTGCCGGCGTGAGCCCGATGAAGTACACCAAGGGCATGATACCGAACAGGGTCATCGCCGAGCTCGAATACCTCACGAAACTGATAAAGGACGGCAAACTCGTCATTCCAGACACGGAAGACGCACTCAAGGCGTTCCAGGTTCCCGCCATATCGTTCCCGTTCTGA